A genome region from Desulfomonile tiedjei includes the following:
- a CDS encoding ABC transporter substrate-binding protein has product MNKPVGNSAVLAIACAVFSLVIGGFLSDVLAFNEAPGLAEKVKTGSLPPVDKRLPASPAVVTPVEKPGMYGGTWRRAYTGLSDLVGARRLLYDPLVRWSPDYKILPNLAAKWDVSQDGRAFTFYLVQGVRWSDGQPFTADDILFYIEDVLLEKELTPTLPKWIAPTDVPPKVTKVDDFTVRFEFEKPYALFLDQLACPHGMALVCKPKHYLKKFHKKYAKPEELEALVKEHKANSWAKLFHDASDLQRALFVSKDLPSICAWVTTVPAPAKRFVMERNPYYWKVDTAGNQLPYIDTVVHDLQAESQTIVLKAIAGEIDMQGRRLGGMQNSVLLMASQGEGKYRLVPKTSTASVGLLLAPNLNHKDPVMKAILSDARFRKALSHAINRKEINKIVYRGKGIPRQAAPLKESQFYSPTYENAYLDYDPAKAAAMLDEMGLKTGSDGRRHRSDGKRLQISLDVMVSIQSWVDMAEIVASNFKSVGIDTEVKSEAMELFRQRTQSAAHDIALWSGDGGIEVLLEPRWYFPYSSESLNAPLYAQWFQSGGKKGEEPPPAIKELMDTYNQIIGSVSEEKKKELFGKIIKANEENLWVIGLVHDPPDFYVVSKDMYNVPKKDFQSWIYPNPGPIHPEQFFFMKGK; this is encoded by the coding sequence ATGAATAAGCCGGTAGGGAACTCGGCAGTACTCGCGATTGCATGCGCCGTCTTTTCGCTGGTGATTGGGGGATTCTTAAGCGATGTGCTGGCCTTTAACGAGGCGCCGGGCCTTGCCGAGAAGGTCAAAACAGGCTCGCTCCCCCCCGTTGACAAAAGGCTTCCGGCCTCACCGGCAGTCGTCACACCGGTCGAAAAACCCGGTATGTACGGCGGGACATGGCGCCGGGCTTACACCGGGCTTTCCGATCTAGTGGGAGCCCGCCGCTTATTGTACGATCCCCTTGTGCGCTGGAGCCCTGACTACAAGATTCTTCCCAATCTTGCGGCCAAATGGGATGTCAGCCAAGACGGTCGCGCCTTTACCTTCTACTTGGTGCAGGGGGTTCGTTGGTCCGACGGGCAGCCTTTTACCGCTGATGACATCTTGTTTTACATCGAGGATGTCCTTTTGGAAAAAGAACTCACCCCGACTTTGCCAAAATGGATTGCCCCGACCGACGTCCCTCCAAAAGTGACCAAGGTCGATGACTTCACCGTTCGCTTCGAGTTTGAGAAACCCTACGCTCTTTTTCTCGACCAACTTGCCTGTCCGCACGGCATGGCCCTGGTGTGCAAGCCTAAACATTACCTGAAGAAATTCCATAAGAAATATGCCAAGCCCGAGGAGTTGGAGGCTTTAGTAAAAGAGCACAAAGCCAACTCATGGGCCAAGCTGTTCCACGATGCCTCAGATCTGCAAAGGGCGCTGTTCGTGAGCAAAGACCTGCCCTCGATCTGCGCGTGGGTAACCACCGTTCCTGCCCCTGCCAAACGCTTCGTGATGGAACGCAACCCCTATTACTGGAAGGTTGACACCGCGGGCAACCAGCTTCCGTACATCGACACGGTCGTGCACGACCTGCAAGCTGAATCGCAAACTATAGTCCTCAAAGCGATCGCGGGAGAGATCGACATGCAAGGGCGCCGCCTGGGCGGAATGCAGAATTCGGTCCTGCTGATGGCGAGCCAGGGAGAGGGTAAGTACAGGCTTGTGCCGAAGACCTCTACGGCGTCCGTAGGCCTGCTGCTTGCGCCGAATTTGAACCACAAGGACCCGGTGATGAAGGCTATTCTGTCGGATGCGAGATTCCGCAAAGCCCTGTCTCATGCAATTAACCGCAAAGAGATCAACAAAATAGTGTACCGTGGAAAGGGCATACCCAGGCAGGCGGCCCCGTTAAAAGAGTCGCAGTTCTACAGCCCCACCTATGAAAACGCCTACCTGGATTATGACCCGGCCAAGGCCGCTGCTATGCTGGACGAAATGGGACTAAAAACCGGCTCCGACGGCAGGAGACATCGCTCCGACGGCAAGCGTTTGCAGATTTCGCTGGATGTCATGGTGTCCATCCAAAGTTGGGTGGACATGGCTGAAATCGTAGCTTCGAATTTCAAGAGTGTGGGCATCGACACGGAAGTGAAGTCTGAAGCTATGGAGCTTTTCAGACAACGCACCCAGTCGGCAGCCCATGACATTGCGTTATGGTCGGGCGACGGCGGAATAGAAGTCCTGCTGGAACCTCGTTGGTATTTCCCTTACAGTTCGGAGAGTCTCAACGCGCCGCTTTATGCCCAGTGGTTCCAGAGCGGTGGCAAGAAAGGTGAGGAGCCCCCGCCTGCAATTAAAGAATTGATGGATACTTACAATCAGATTATCGGCTCCGTCTCCGAAGAAAAGAAGAAAGAGCTGTTCGGAAAAATAATCAAAGCCAATGAGGAAAACCTGTGGGTAATAGGGCTGGTTCACGACCCGCCTGACTTTTACGTGGTGTCCAAAGACATGTACAATGTGCCCAAGAAAGACTTTCAAAGTTGGATTTATCCTAATCCGGGTCCCATCCATCCTGAGCAGTTTTTCTTCATGAAGGGCAAATGA
- a CDS encoding ABC transporter permease produces the protein MTQEMSKEEKYLNASTRQLVWWRYKKHTLAMIGLWFIGGLYFVAAFCEILAPYDKDTRHFECIYHPPTKIRIFDSEGRIHRPFVYGCCLELELETQQMCYLEDVEQIHPIRFFTRGDSYEFWGLWKSDLHLFGIDRPGRLFLFGTDRMGRDMFSRCLYGSRISLSIGMLGVFMSLVLGLTLGGISGYMGGWADGIIQRTIEVIRCFPSIPLWMGLAAAMPPHWRALTVYFVITIILSLIGWTDLARVVRGKLIALREEEFVMAARFAGAGHARIIFRHLLPSFTSHIIVTVTLAIPGMVLAETALSFLGIGLRPPITSLGVLLKEAQNITTIALYPWLLIPVLFVVAIVLSFNFVGDGLRDAVDPYSR, from the coding sequence ATGACCCAGGAAATGTCAAAAGAAGAAAAATACCTCAACGCATCCACGAGGCAGTTGGTCTGGTGGCGCTATAAGAAGCACACGCTGGCCATGATCGGTCTTTGGTTTATAGGAGGGCTCTACTTTGTAGCCGCGTTCTGCGAAATCCTGGCGCCGTACGACAAGGACACCCGCCATTTCGAGTGTATTTACCATCCTCCCACAAAGATCAGGATATTTGATAGCGAAGGGCGCATCCACAGACCGTTTGTGTATGGATGTTGTCTGGAACTGGAACTAGAGACTCAGCAAATGTGTTATCTGGAGGATGTTGAACAAATTCACCCTATTCGCTTTTTTACCAGAGGCGACTCGTACGAGTTTTGGGGTCTCTGGAAAAGCGACCTGCACCTTTTTGGGATTGACCGCCCAGGAAGGCTCTTTCTTTTTGGCACCGACAGGATGGGGAGGGACATGTTCTCTCGGTGCCTTTATGGAAGTCGGATATCCCTGTCCATAGGCATGCTGGGCGTATTCATGAGTCTGGTTTTGGGACTGACCTTGGGAGGGATTTCCGGATATATGGGGGGCTGGGCCGACGGGATCATTCAGCGAACCATCGAGGTGATTCGTTGTTTTCCAAGCATCCCTCTTTGGATGGGGCTTGCGGCAGCCATGCCGCCACATTGGCGCGCTTTGACGGTCTACTTTGTCATTACGATTATCCTGTCACTGATCGGATGGACGGACCTGGCCAGAGTGGTTCGAGGAAAACTCATAGCGTTGAGAGAGGAAGAATTCGTCATGGCCGCGAGGTTTGCCGGCGCGGGCCACGCACGAATAATATTTCGGCATTTGCTTCCGTCATTCACCAGTCATATTATTGTTACGGTGACTCTGGCGATTCCGGGGATGGTCCTTGCCGAAACCGCGTTGAGCTTCCTTGGCATCGGCCTGCGTCCCCCTATCACGAGCTTGGGCGTCCTTCTCAAAGAGGCGCAAAACATTACCACTATCGCATTGTACCCGTGGCTCTTGATCCCCGTCTTATTTGTGGTAGCGATTGTTCTCTCTTTCAACTTTGTGGGAGACGGACTGCGAGACGCAGTGGACCCGTATTCAAGGTGA
- a CDS encoding ABC transporter permease translates to MLAYIIRRILTMIPTLIAISIISFIIIQLPPGDFLTTYMAQLQASGEAMDQAEFDALRQHWGLDQPLYMQYLHWAWNFLHGDFGHSFEWNRPVSSLVAERIPLTILISACTMLFTWAVALPIGIYSAVRQYSWVDYLLTFIGFIGLATPNFLFALLLLWFSYAYLGMSVGGLFSPQFAEASWSFAKFVDLLKHLWIPVLIVGTGHTAKFIRIIRGNLLDELKKPYVVTARAKGLSETRLILKYPVRVAINPLVSTIGWTLPELVSGIAITAVVLNLPTSGPLLLGALLSQDMHLAGGFIMLLSALTVVGTLLSDLLLAWVDPRIRFGAREGT, encoded by the coding sequence ATGTTGGCCTATATCATCCGCCGTATTCTTACGATGATTCCCACGCTGATAGCGATTTCCATCATTTCATTCATTATTATTCAGTTGCCTCCAGGGGACTTCCTTACCACCTATATGGCCCAACTCCAGGCGAGCGGCGAAGCGATGGATCAGGCCGAGTTCGACGCACTGCGGCAACACTGGGGCCTGGATCAACCGCTTTACATGCAGTACCTGCACTGGGCGTGGAATTTTCTCCACGGGGATTTCGGCCATTCCTTCGAGTGGAACAGACCTGTATCATCGCTGGTTGCGGAGCGCATTCCGTTAACCATATTGATTTCCGCATGTACTATGCTCTTTACCTGGGCGGTTGCACTTCCAATCGGGATCTACTCCGCTGTTCGGCAGTATTCCTGGGTTGACTATCTCTTAACCTTCATCGGCTTTATCGGCCTGGCGACCCCTAATTTTCTCTTTGCTCTGTTATTGCTCTGGTTCTCTTACGCTTATCTCGGAATGAGCGTAGGCGGATTATTTTCGCCTCAGTTTGCTGAAGCTTCCTGGAGCTTCGCAAAGTTCGTGGACCTGCTCAAGCACCTGTGGATTCCGGTGCTCATAGTGGGTACCGGGCACACGGCCAAGTTTATCCGCATCATACGCGGGAATCTCTTGGACGAGCTTAAAAAGCCGTACGTAGTCACGGCCAGAGCCAAAGGACTTTCCGAGACACGGTTGATTTTGAAATATCCTGTGCGGGTCGCCATCAACCCCCTGGTGAGTACCATCGGATGGACTCTCCCGGAACTGGTGTCTGGAATAGCCATCACCGCTGTAGTGCTGAACTTGCCGACGTCGGGTCCACTCCTGTTGGGCGCCCTCTTAAGCCAGGACATGCATCTGGCCGGCGGTTTCATTATGCTACTCAGTGCCCTCACGGTTGTCGGCACGCTTTTGTCAGACCTGCTGCTGGCCTGGGTTGACCCTCGAATTCGTTTCGGCGCTCGTGAGGGCACATGA
- the ilvC gene encoding ketol-acid reductoisomerase, with amino-acid sequence MANVFYDRDADPTALEGKTVAVIGYGSQGHAHALNLKDSGVRVVVGLQRQSRRWDKVIEDGLEIMEVDQATQSADVVMILVPDELQAALYRDKIGPAMGPGKVLAFAHGFNIHFGQIEPPAETDVFMVAPKSPGHLLRRMFKTGLGVPALLAIHRDASGQCRRIGLAYARALGSTRAGVIETTFAEETETDLFGEQAVLCGGVTAMIQAGFETLVEAGYQPEIAYFECLHELKLIVDLIYEGGIGRMRYSVSNTAEYGDMTRGPRIVDERTKAEMKKILSEIRSGEFAREWILENTAGRPVFKALERMGAEHPIETVGKQLRSMMSWIDSTLDEK; translated from the coding sequence TTGGCCAACGTATTTTATGACCGGGACGCGGATCCGACCGCCCTGGAAGGAAAGACTGTTGCCGTAATAGGCTATGGCAGCCAGGGACATGCCCATGCTTTGAACCTCAAGGACTCGGGAGTCAGGGTGGTGGTGGGGCTTCAACGCCAGAGCCGCCGTTGGGACAAAGTAATCGAAGACGGCCTCGAAATCATGGAAGTGGATCAGGCCACACAATCTGCGGATGTGGTGATGATTCTAGTGCCCGATGAGCTTCAAGCGGCCTTGTATCGCGACAAGATCGGGCCGGCAATGGGGCCGGGCAAGGTCCTGGCGTTCGCTCATGGGTTTAACATTCATTTCGGCCAGATAGAGCCACCGGCAGAGACGGATGTATTTATGGTGGCCCCGAAAAGTCCGGGCCACTTGCTCCGCCGAATGTTCAAGACGGGGCTGGGTGTCCCGGCTCTACTGGCTATCCACAGAGATGCCAGCGGCCAGTGCAGGCGGATCGGTCTCGCCTATGCACGCGCTCTTGGTTCGACCAGGGCAGGTGTCATCGAAACAACCTTCGCCGAAGAGACGGAAACAGACCTTTTCGGAGAGCAGGCAGTTCTTTGCGGTGGGGTCACGGCTATGATCCAGGCGGGTTTCGAGACCCTCGTCGAGGCAGGCTATCAACCTGAAATAGCCTATTTCGAATGCCTGCACGAGCTTAAGCTCATCGTAGACCTAATCTACGAGGGTGGTATAGGCCGCATGAGATACTCCGTCAGCAATACAGCCGAATACGGTGACATGACGAGAGGACCTCGGATTGTCGATGAGCGCACCAAGGCCGAAATGAAGAAGATCCTGTCCGAGATACGTTCCGGCGAATTTGCTCGTGAATGGATATTGGAGAATACGGCAGGCAGGCCTGTTTTCAAGGCCCTGGAGAGAATGGGGGCCGAGCACCCGATTGAAACCGTGGGAAAACAGCTTCGTTCAATGATGAGTTGGATTGACTCCACCTTGGACGAGAAATGA
- a CDS encoding single-stranded DNA-binding protein produces the protein MAQRSLNKVLLLGNLGRDPEVRYTASGKAVATFTIATSQRWKDQDGNDQERTEWHRVVAWGRLGEVCGEYLSKGKQVFIEGRIQTREWEDQDGNKRTTVEIIANDMIMLGGGGNYSQDRPSEQAQRRQGPAPSRGTGEGSKRMDDRQLNPPPPEDDIPF, from the coding sequence ATGGCCCAAAGGTCTTTGAACAAAGTACTGCTACTAGGCAATTTGGGCAGAGACCCGGAGGTCCGGTACACGGCCTCGGGCAAAGCTGTCGCCACGTTCACGATTGCCACGTCGCAGAGATGGAAAGACCAGGACGGCAACGATCAAGAACGAACGGAATGGCATCGCGTGGTAGCGTGGGGACGCCTCGGGGAGGTCTGTGGCGAATACCTGAGCAAAGGGAAACAGGTATTCATTGAGGGACGAATTCAGACCAGAGAATGGGAAGATCAAGACGGCAACAAACGCACCACCGTGGAGATTATCGCCAACGATATGATTATGCTTGGAGGAGGCGGCAACTACTCACAGGACCGCCCGAGCGAGCAGGCGCAGAGAAGGCAGGGTCCCGCCCCCTCACGGGGTACGGGCGAGGGATCCAAACGAATGGATGATAGACAGCTCAATCCTCCTCCCCCGGAGGACGACATCCCGTTCTAG
- a CDS encoding ATP-binding cassette domain-containing protein, with the protein MPDSDALLEVTDLKKHFPIRAGVFKKTVAHVKAVDGVSFSVRSRETLGVVGESGCGKTTVGRMIMGAYRPTSGHIWFKPPDGEPRVDLANIKPRDMKPLRRHVQMVFQDPFASLNPRMTVREILAEPLVVNKVARGRELEDRVRELIDLVGMRVQHLNRYPHAFSGGQRQRISIARALALYPKLLVADEPTSALDVSVQAQIVNLALEIQDQLGLAYLFISHDLGLIRHFSQRIVLMYVGRVVEYAPSQPLFARPRHPYTEALMSNVPTTRPELVGRKIILHGEPADPINPPPGCPFHPRCLYAQEICSKVVPPLEEVEPGHLAACHFKDTLNLTGCDALGCAI; encoded by the coding sequence TTGCCCGATTCAGACGCTCTACTCGAAGTGACCGATCTAAAGAAGCACTTCCCTATTCGCGCAGGGGTATTCAAGAAGACCGTGGCGCATGTCAAGGCGGTTGATGGAGTAAGCTTTTCCGTACGGAGCCGAGAAACCCTCGGCGTGGTAGGTGAATCAGGATGCGGCAAGACTACGGTCGGCAGAATGATAATGGGAGCCTACAGACCGACCTCCGGGCATATTTGGTTCAAGCCCCCGGACGGTGAGCCTAGAGTCGATCTGGCCAACATCAAACCCCGGGACATGAAGCCTTTGCGCCGACACGTGCAGATGGTTTTTCAGGATCCCTTCGCGTCCCTGAACCCTCGGATGACCGTGAGAGAGATCCTTGCCGAGCCTCTTGTCGTAAACAAGGTCGCACGGGGTCGAGAGCTTGAGGACCGAGTCCGCGAACTTATTGACCTGGTAGGGATGCGAGTCCAACATCTGAATCGCTATCCTCACGCATTTTCGGGCGGGCAAAGGCAGCGAATAAGCATTGCCCGCGCTCTGGCCCTTTATCCCAAACTGCTTGTTGCCGATGAGCCGACTTCGGCGCTCGACGTCTCGGTTCAGGCCCAAATTGTCAACCTCGCTCTGGAAATTCAGGATCAACTGGGGCTGGCTTATTTGTTCATTTCGCACGATCTGGGGTTGATACGCCATTTTAGCCAGAGGATAGTCCTGATGTACGTTGGACGCGTGGTCGAATACGCGCCGTCTCAGCCGCTCTTCGCCAGGCCAAGGCACCCTTACACCGAGGCCCTCATGTCCAACGTGCCGACCACCAGGCCTGAATTGGTAGGACGAAAAATCATTTTGCACGGGGAGCCCGCGGACCCTATCAATCCTCCTCCGGGATGCCCTTTTCACCCGCGGTGCCTGTATGCGCAGGAAATATGTTCCAAGGTGGTGCCCCCTCTGGAAGAAGTTGAACCTGGACATCTTGCTGCTTGTCATTTCAAAGATACGCTGAATTTGACCGGCTGCGACGCGCTGGGTTGCGCTATCTGA
- a CDS encoding transcriptional regulator, giving the protein MKDHEKRGTALTVRQRIMAILKHSQVTARDLSRLLGITEKEVYHHLPHVERSLRNEASIIMEPARCLDCGFVFKKRTRFTTPGRCPVCRSEAITPVVYGMSADREKRIERIDS; this is encoded by the coding sequence CTGAAGGATCACGAGAAAAGGGGAACTGCTCTGACTGTTCGCCAGAGAATCATGGCAATCCTGAAACATAGCCAAGTTACAGCTCGAGACCTTTCGCGCTTGCTGGGCATAACCGAAAAAGAAGTGTACCATCATCTCCCTCACGTGGAAAGGTCTTTGCGAAACGAGGCCTCCATCATAATGGAGCCGGCGCGATGTCTTGACTGCGGTTTTGTGTTCAAGAAGCGGACTCGTTTCACCACACCGGGAAGATGCCCGGTCTGCCGCTCGGAGGCCATCACTCCTGTGGTATACGGCATGAGCGCTGACCGTGAAAAAAGGATCGAACGAATCGATTCCTAG
- a CDS encoding MBL fold metallo-hydrolase, translated as MAVGISSLAAGSALLSTKTRMAEAGQSSPASETKTSGTRLILLGTAGGPRPNKVRSSPAQVILVNSVPYVVDCGYGVARQLAMADVPLPKLRHVFLTHHHSDHNADYGNLILLSWAAGLKTPVDTYGPPPIEKMTKLFWELNDFDINIRIADEKRVPLAPLVKVHEFDKGGLVMQDENVKVTATLVNHPPVVPAFAYRFDTGERSIVISGDTTPSDNLIKLAQGADVMVHEVIHKPSLARLVAKIPNADKLLEHIVASHTTHDDVGKVAKAAGVKTLVLSHIVPADDTSVTDEIWIEGAKAHFDGKVIVGRDLMEI; from the coding sequence ATGGCAGTGGGAATTTCGTCCCTGGCTGCCGGTTCAGCCCTCCTGAGCACCAAAACAAGAATGGCCGAGGCCGGCCAGAGCAGTCCTGCGTCTGAAACAAAAACATCCGGGACGCGTTTGATCCTTCTTGGGACTGCCGGCGGCCCGCGCCCCAATAAAGTAAGGTCCTCGCCCGCGCAAGTAATACTGGTCAATTCGGTCCCTTATGTGGTTGACTGCGGGTACGGCGTGGCACGACAACTGGCCATGGCAGATGTGCCACTCCCCAAGCTTCGACACGTCTTTCTGACCCACCATCATTCGGATCATAATGCGGATTACGGCAATCTCATTTTGTTGTCCTGGGCCGCCGGACTCAAAACACCTGTGGATACCTACGGCCCACCACCCATCGAAAAAATGACGAAGCTCTTTTGGGAGTTAAACGACTTCGACATCAACATCAGAATAGCCGACGAAAAAAGAGTGCCTCTCGCGCCCCTCGTCAAGGTCCATGAATTCGATAAGGGCGGTTTGGTGATGCAGGATGAAAACGTCAAGGTTACCGCCACGCTGGTTAATCACCCGCCTGTGGTACCGGCCTTCGCCTACCGATTTGACACGGGCGAACGCTCCATTGTGATCTCAGGAGACACCACCCCCTCGGACAATCTGATAAAACTGGCCCAAGGAGCGGATGTAATGGTCCATGAGGTAATCCACAAGCCATCCTTGGCCAGGTTGGTCGCCAAGATTCCGAATGCCGATAAGCTCCTTGAGCATATAGTGGCAAGCCACACCACTCACGACGACGTCGGGAAAGTGGCAAAAGCCGCGGGCGTTAAAACCCTGGTCCTGTCTCACATAGTGCCTGCCGATGACACTTCGGTAACCGATGAAATATGGATCGAAGGAGCGAAAGCCCATTTTGACGGAAAGGTTATCGTCGGCAGAGACCTGATGGAGATATGA
- a CDS encoding ABC transporter ATP-binding protein, translated as MMPVLKVDNLRVHFFLDEGVVRAVDNVSFSLEQGKTLGIVGESGSGKSVIGQAILRIVPAPGRIVNGQIVLTMENGGGPPEHLDLAKLDPNGRVARGIRGRDVAMIFQEPMNSFSPLHTVGSQIIEALRLHSDVSKAEAKNRAIEMLGKVGIPQPERRFDAYPHELSGGMRQRSMIAMALVCNPRILIADEPTTALDVTIQAQILDLLRHLQEEFGMAIIFISHNLGVIAEISQDVLVIYAGRVMEHAPVKVLFEQPLHPYTKALLKSVPGIDTPVRSLLATIEGTLPDPLIPIAGCPFFERCLECGGESICHDDPYELTKVAPRHYVACPRMCINM; from the coding sequence ATGATGCCTGTGCTTAAAGTAGACAATTTGCGAGTCCACTTTTTCCTGGATGAGGGCGTCGTGAGGGCCGTTGACAACGTCAGTTTTTCCCTGGAGCAGGGAAAGACACTTGGCATTGTCGGAGAATCGGGAAGCGGCAAGAGCGTCATCGGGCAGGCGATCCTTCGCATCGTGCCGGCGCCCGGCCGAATCGTCAATGGACAGATCGTCCTGACGATGGAAAACGGGGGTGGCCCACCCGAACATTTGGATCTGGCCAAACTGGACCCTAACGGCCGTGTGGCAAGGGGAATACGGGGCCGCGATGTGGCAATGATCTTTCAGGAGCCCATGAACTCATTCAGTCCCTTGCATACGGTGGGAAGCCAGATAATCGAGGCTTTGCGGCTCCACAGCGACGTTTCCAAGGCCGAAGCAAAGAATCGAGCTATCGAAATGCTGGGGAAGGTGGGGATTCCACAGCCGGAACGCCGATTCGACGCGTATCCTCACGAGCTGTCAGGGGGAATGCGACAGCGTTCCATGATCGCCATGGCCCTGGTCTGCAATCCGAGGATTCTGATAGCGGACGAGCCGACCACGGCCCTGGATGTGACCATACAAGCTCAAATCCTCGACCTGCTGCGGCATCTTCAAGAAGAGTTTGGAATGGCGATCATTTTCATCTCTCACAATCTGGGAGTGATAGCTGAAATCAGCCAGGACGTGCTGGTAATCTACGCGGGTCGGGTAATGGAGCATGCGCCGGTCAAAGTCCTGTTCGAGCAGCCTCTGCATCCGTATACCAAGGCCCTGTTGAAATCGGTGCCAGGGATCGATACTCCGGTAAGAAGTCTGCTCGCGACCATAGAAGGGACCTTACCCGATCCCCTTATCCCCATAGCAGGTTGTCCATTCTTCGAGCGGTGCTTGGAGTGCGGGGGTGAATCAATCTGCCATGACGATCCGTACGAATTGACCAAGGTGGCGCCCCGACACTACGTGGCCTGCCCAAGAATGTGTATCAATATGTGA
- a CDS encoding serine acetyltransferase — MADHTDGPVGKERFCEFQEDLLIPLQEDRLKAAVAQIARSCRDERTVDHVGTALIPSKDEIIRIMDVLQDLLFPGYFGRQELTHGTLEFHLGNEMLILFELLSAQIARSIRHECRRMDSLCVQCIQQGREEALVFLEKMPRLREMLSMDVKAHYDGDPAAKSLDEIVFCYPGLYAIFVYRVAHEFFGRDIPLMPRIMTEHAHSRTGIDIHPGARIGTDFFIDHGTGVVIGETTEIGNRVRIYQGVTLGALSVPRESEGGNSLRGKKRHPTIEDDVTIYAQATILGGATVIGARCVIGGNVWLTSSVAPDTTVLIETPRHVFREDPQMQKGVNKGD; from the coding sequence ATGGCGGATCATACAGATGGGCCTGTCGGAAAGGAAAGATTTTGCGAATTCCAGGAAGATTTGCTGATTCCTCTTCAGGAAGATCGCCTCAAAGCCGCTGTGGCTCAAATAGCGCGTTCTTGCAGAGATGAGAGAACGGTTGACCACGTCGGGACAGCGCTAATTCCCTCTAAAGATGAGATTATCCGAATAATGGACGTTCTTCAGGACCTGCTCTTCCCGGGTTATTTTGGAAGACAGGAACTGACGCATGGCACTTTGGAGTTTCATCTGGGAAACGAGATGTTGATTCTTTTCGAGCTGCTTTCGGCTCAAATAGCTCGAAGCATTCGCCACGAGTGCCGTCGCATGGACAGCTTGTGCGTCCAGTGTATACAGCAGGGCCGAGAAGAAGCTTTGGTATTCTTGGAAAAAATGCCGCGGCTGCGTGAAATGCTGTCCATGGACGTTAAGGCCCATTACGACGGTGATCCGGCAGCCAAAAGCCTGGACGAGATAGTCTTTTGCTATCCGGGCTTGTACGCCATATTCGTTTACCGGGTGGCCCACGAGTTCTTTGGACGAGACATCCCGCTTATGCCAAGAATAATGACTGAACACGCTCATTCAAGGACAGGGATCGACATCCACCCCGGTGCTAGGATTGGCACGGATTTCTTCATAGATCACGGCACCGGAGTGGTCATTGGCGAGACAACGGAAATCGGAAACAGGGTGCGCATCTATCAGGGGGTTACGCTAGGCGCCTTGTCGGTTCCGAGAGAATCCGAAGGTGGGAATTCTTTGCGAGGGAAAAAGCGACATCCGACCATCGAGGACGATGTAACTATTTACGCTCAGGCAACCATACTCGGTGGTGCAACCGTAATCGGCGCGAGATGCGTTATTGGCGGCAACGTATGGTTGACATCTTCCGTGGCCCCTGACACCACGGTTTTGATCGAGACGCCCAGACATGTTTTCAGGGAAGACCCTCAAATGCAAAAAGGGGTAAACAAGGGTGATTGA